In Paracoccus methylovorus, a genomic segment contains:
- a CDS encoding UTP--glucose-1-phosphate uridylyltransferase, with amino-acid sequence MTRKVTKAIFPVAGLGTRFLPATKSIPKEIMTLVDRPLIQYAIDEARAAGIEEFIFVTSRGKGALEDYFDHAHELESNLKKAGKTELLDILRSTNMDSGAIAYIRQHKALGLGHAVWCARRLVGDEPFAVILTDDVIMGEPPCLQQMIEAYQETGGSMVATMEVPVEKTKAYGVLDVAEDMGAIVRAKGMIEKPKENPPSNLAVIGRYILAPTVLGSLNKLKQGSGGEIQLTDAIADEIAEGRDVYGLRFRGQRFDCGSKAGFLQATVAFGLARDELKDEFADYLSDVLAMRKAAE; translated from the coding sequence ATGACTCGCAAAGTCACCAAGGCCATCTTCCCCGTGGCTGGACTGGGCACCCGCTTTCTACCCGCCACGAAAAGCATTCCCAAGGAGATCATGACCTTGGTGGATCGCCCGCTGATCCAGTATGCCATCGACGAGGCGCGTGCGGCGGGGATCGAGGAATTCATCTTTGTCACCTCGCGCGGCAAGGGTGCGCTCGAGGATTATTTCGACCATGCCCACGAGCTGGAATCGAATCTGAAAAAGGCCGGCAAGACCGAACTGCTGGATATCCTGCGCTCGACCAACATGGACTCGGGCGCCATCGCCTATATCCGCCAGCATAAGGCGTTGGGCCTTGGCCATGCGGTGTGGTGCGCGCGTCGTCTTGTTGGCGATGAGCCCTTTGCCGTCATCCTGACCGACGACGTGATCATGGGCGAACCACCCTGTCTTCAGCAGATGATCGAAGCCTATCAGGAAACCGGCGGCAGCATGGTCGCCACGATGGAAGTCCCCGTCGAAAAGACCAAGGCTTACGGCGTCCTGGACGTGGCCGAGGACATGGGCGCCATCGTCCGTGCCAAAGGCATGATTGAAAAGCCCAAGGAAAACCCGCCTTCGAACCTTGCGGTCATCGGCCGTTACATTCTGGCGCCGACAGTGCTGGGCAGTCTCAACAAGCTCAAGCAAGGCTCGGGCGGCGAGATCCAACTGACCGACGCCATCGCCGACGAGATCGCCGAAGGGCGGGACGTTTACGGCCTGCGTTTCCGCGGCCAGCGGTTCGACTGCGGCTCCAAGGCCGGCTTCCTGCAGGCGACCGTGGCCTTCGGTCTGGCGCGTGACGAACTCAAGGACGAATTCGCGGATTACCTGTCCGACGTCCTGGCAATGCGCAAGGCGGCGGAATAA